Sequence from the Desulfotignum phosphitoxidans DSM 13687 genome:
TTTTATTTCTTGATTATGGCTATAAAGATGTCTATAATGTTTAAACAACATAAGATAGCAAGGAGATGATGACCATAATGCAAAAGCAATTTTCTATCGCTGAAGCAAAAAACAGACTTCCCACCATTGTTCATTCTGTCGAAAAGGGGCCGTCTGTCGAATTGACCAGACGAGGAAAACCCGTCGCAGTATTGCTGTCGATTCAAGAATATGAACGGCTCAGCCGAAAATATACGGGTTTTTGGAATGCCGTTTCGGAATTTCGGCGAATGGCTGAGGATGAAGAAATAGAGATTTCCGACAGGGATTTCACAGGGCTCCGAGACCTGTCCTCTGGAAGAGAAGTCGAGTTCAAATGATGAAATATCTCATAGATACAAACGTACTTTCAGAGGCAGTGAAAACATTTCCTGACAAATCGGTCATGCGTATGCTTGAAAAATGCCAGCACGAAATAGTCACTGCTGCGCCGGTTTGGCATGAACTTCAATTTGGTTGTCAGCGCCTTGCCCGGTCCCGGAAACGTGAAATGATTGCTTCATTTCTTGACGACGTCGTCAAACGCACAATGCTTATTCTTCCTTATGATGACAAAGCCGCAGAGTGGCATGCAAAAGAACGTGCCAGGTTATCATCAAAAGGCTTGACCCCCTCATTTGTTGATGGACAGATTGCGGCAATCTCCGCGGTGAATGGTCTGGTTCTGGTAACACGGAATATCGGCGATTTTACACATTTTTTCAGCCTGAAGATTGAAAATTGGCACTTCCCGAAATCTGGATAAAATCTGCATCAGATATACCCATTGCGGTCACAGACTATGCCGATGACCATACTTTACCCCACCCAATAACCACAATAAAGCAGGCCCCGAGTCCTTTTTCTGTATAAATCGGTTTTTAACAAATAGCAAATTCAATGGGGTGTTTTGGATGATTGGTGTTGGGTAGGGGGTTCTGGTTGGTAGGTATTGGGGATTGGGAGGAGAGAGAGGTGGGATAAGGATCTGGGGATGGGGGTGGTGCGGAGGACGGCACCGGCGAGGACAGCAAACAGCAGGACCCCGGCCAGGCAGCCCAGGGCGTTGATGGCCACGTCCTCCCAGGACCCGGTGCGAAGGGGCGAAAAATGCTGCAACCCTTCCATCAGGGCGCTGAATATAAACACAAACAGCACTGCCCCGGCCCGGCCGCGCAGGGAATTGAAACCCGTACA
This genomic interval carries:
- a CDS encoding type II toxin-antitoxin system Phd/YefM family antitoxin; amino-acid sequence: MQKQFSIAEAKNRLPTIVHSVEKGPSVELTRRGKPVAVLLSIQEYERLSRKYTGFWNAVSEFRRMAEDEEIEISDRDFTGLRDLSSGREVEFK
- a CDS encoding type II toxin-antitoxin system VapC family toxin, whose protein sequence is MMKYLIDTNVLSEAVKTFPDKSVMRMLEKCQHEIVTAAPVWHELQFGCQRLARSRKREMIASFLDDVVKRTMLILPYDDKAAEWHAKERARLSSKGLTPSFVDGQIAAISAVNGLVLVTRNIGDFTHFFSLKIENWHFPKSG
- a CDS encoding VanZ family protein; this encodes MQSISSLTYPGILRRVSRGILVLLLVCMPWATLSPAASPPSQWAALMHMGAMAVFAILACTGFNSLRGRAGAVLFVFIFSALMEGLQHFSPLRTGSWEDVAINALGCLAGVLLFAVLAGAVLRTTPIPRSLSHLSLLPIPNTYQPEPPTQHQSSKTPH